In Bacteroidales bacterium, the following are encoded in one genomic region:
- the nqrF gene encoding NADH:ubiquinone reductase (Na(+)-transporting) subunit F, translating into MSLAPLILISIAVFLGITLLLIAMLLFAKSKLTAGGTVNIDVNGEKELTVAPGSSLLSTLSMEKLYLPSACGGGGTCGLCRCRVIEGGGSILPTEVGFFNRKQIRDNWRLGCQVKVKENLLIEVPEEVLGIKKWECEVVSNRNVATYIKEFVVKLPPGEELHFKSGGYIQIDVPQYEMSFRDIEVEPQFRDEWDKTKMWDLKMKNTTETFRAYSMANHPAEGNIIMLNIRIATPPYDRVACMFKNVPPGICSSYIFSRKPGDKVMISGPYGEFFIKDTNNEMVYIGGGAGMAPLRSHIFHLFQTLKTGRKVSYWYGARSKKEIFYEEDFRRIEKDFPNFKFNIALSEPVAEDRWTGYTGFIHQVLYEQYLSKHDAPEDIEYYLCGPPMMNDAVQKMLYDLGVPDEMVDFDDFGG; encoded by the coding sequence ATGAGTCTTGCACCATTAATCCTGATTAGTATTGCCGTTTTCCTGGGTATCACACTCCTGCTGATCGCCATGCTTCTTTTTGCCAAATCGAAGCTAACTGCAGGAGGCACTGTGAATATTGACGTGAATGGAGAAAAAGAACTCACTGTTGCCCCGGGTTCATCATTATTATCAACCCTTTCAATGGAAAAGCTGTATCTTCCTTCCGCCTGTGGCGGTGGCGGTACCTGCGGATTATGCCGATGCCGGGTAATAGAAGGAGGCGGATCTATTTTACCTACTGAAGTCGGGTTTTTCAACCGCAAACAAATCCGTGACAACTGGCGACTTGGCTGCCAGGTGAAGGTAAAAGAGAACCTTTTGATTGAAGTACCCGAAGAGGTTCTTGGTATAAAAAAATGGGAATGCGAAGTGGTTTCAAACAGAAATGTAGCCACTTACATTAAGGAATTCGTAGTTAAACTGCCTCCGGGTGAAGAACTTCATTTTAAGTCGGGAGGTTATATCCAGATTGATGTTCCGCAATACGAAATGTCTTTCAGGGACATTGAAGTGGAGCCTCAATTCAGGGATGAGTGGGATAAGACAAAGATGTGGGATCTTAAAATGAAAAACACTACGGAGACATTCCGTGCTTATTCAATGGCCAACCATCCTGCCGAAGGAAATATCATTATGCTGAATATCAGGATCGCAACTCCGCCATATGACAGGGTGGCCTGTATGTTCAAAAATGTTCCCCCGGGAATTTGTTCTTCCTATATTTTCTCAAGGAAACCGGGTGACAAAGTAATGATATCAGGGCCCTACGGCGAGTTCTTCATCAAAGATACAAACAATGAGATGGTATACATCGGCGGAGGCGCAGGTATGGCACCGCTTCGTTCTCATATTTTCCATTTATTTCAAACCCTGAAAACCGGTAGAAAAGTCAGCTATTGGTATGGCGCCCGCTCAAAAAAGGAAATTTTCTACGAGGAGGATTTCAGAAGAATTGAAAAGGATTTCCCTAATTTCAAATTCAATATAGCTTTGTCAGAACCTGTTGCCGAAGATAGATGGACAGGCTACACCGGTTTCATACACCAGGTTCTTTACGAACAATATCTCAGCAAACACGATGCACCAGAAGATATAGAATATTACCTTTGCGGACCACCTATGATGAATGACGCTGTTCAGAAAATGCTTTATGATCTCGGCGTCCCGGATGAAATGGTGGATTTTGACGATTTTGGCGGATGA
- a CDS encoding NADH:ubiquinone reductase (Na(+)-transporting) subunit B, producing the protein MNSLRKYLDNIKPNFEKGGRFEKFRSTFDAFETFLFVPDKVTRSGSHIRDSIDMKRTMTIVIIALIPSLLFGMYNVGFQHSLATGNTSSFWQLFGFGFLKVFPIVVVSYVVGLSIEFIFAQVRGHEVNEGFLVTGMLIPLVMPVDVPLWTVAISTAFAVIIGKEVFGGTGMNILNPALTARAFLFFAYPADMTGDKVWVAGLKAGKNMVDGFSGATPLGNLAQNIHKLPDHMDAFIGFIPGSIGETSKLAILIGAAILLYSGIGSWKIMISTLVGGLVMGLIFNTFAVNDYMRLPFYEHLLYGGFMFGLVFMATDPVTAAQTERGKWIYGFLTGMLAIIIRVFNPAYPEGVMLAILLMNVFAPLIDYFVVESNVKKRMKRYKQAELLKPLSTDTIKEPSHEYSK; encoded by the coding sequence ATGAATTCTTTACGAAAATATCTCGATAACATTAAGCCAAATTTTGAGAAAGGAGGACGGTTTGAAAAATTCCGGTCGACTTTTGATGCATTTGAGACCTTTTTGTTTGTGCCTGATAAGGTAACCCGGTCGGGTTCGCACATTCGCGACAGCATTGATATGAAGAGGACTATGACAATAGTGATCATTGCACTCATTCCTTCTCTCCTGTTCGGTATGTATAACGTTGGTTTTCAGCATTCACTTGCCACCGGAAATACATCATCATTCTGGCAGTTGTTTGGTTTCGGCTTTCTGAAAGTGTTCCCCATTGTTGTGGTTTCTTATGTAGTGGGACTTTCAATTGAGTTTATTTTTGCCCAGGTAAGGGGCCATGAAGTAAATGAAGGCTTTCTTGTTACCGGTATGCTGATTCCGCTTGTAATGCCTGTGGATGTGCCTTTATGGACAGTGGCTATTTCAACTGCCTTTGCCGTGATCATAGGCAAGGAAGTTTTTGGCGGTACCGGCATGAATATCCTGAATCCGGCTTTAACGGCACGCGCTTTCCTGTTTTTCGCTTACCCGGCCGATATGACCGGCGATAAAGTTTGGGTTGCAGGACTTAAAGCAGGCAAAAATATGGTGGATGGATTTTCGGGTGCAACGCCGCTTGGCAACCTTGCCCAGAACATTCACAAATTACCTGACCATATGGATGCGTTCATTGGATTTATACCCGGATCAATCGGCGAAACTTCCAAGCTTGCTATTCTTATTGGTGCGGCCATCCTGCTCTATTCAGGTATTGGAAGCTGGAAAATCATGATTTCTACGCTTGTGGGCGGTCTGGTAATGGGCTTGATATTTAACACATTTGCCGTAAACGATTATATGAGGCTGCCCTTTTATGAGCATCTTCTTTACGGCGGCTTTATGTTTGGCCTTGTTTTTATGGCAACAGATCCGGTTACTGCTGCTCAAACCGAAAGGGGAAAGTGGATATACGGCTTCCTTACCGGCATGCTGGCTATAATAATCCGTGTTTTCAATCCCGCTTATCCTGAAGGTGTGATGCTGGCCATCCTGCTGATGAACGTGTTTGCCCCGCTCATTGATTATTTTGTTGTGGAGTCAAACGTTAAAAAACGCATGAAGCGTTACAAACAGGCCGAATTGCTGAAACCTCTTTCCACTGATACAATTAAAGAACCCAGTCATGAATATTCAAAGTAA
- the nqrE gene encoding NADH:ubiquinone reductase (Na(+)-transporting) subunit E, producing MENLFNLFIRNVFTENMIFAYFLGMCSYLAVSKTVKTSMGLGVAVIFVITVTVPVNWLLENYLLKEGALKWLGSSFADVDLSFLSFLLFIAVIAAIVQLIEMVVEKFAPALYNALGIFLPLIAVNCAVLGAALFMQEREYGSIAEATVYGFGAGFGWALAIVVLAAIREKLKYSDVPKPLRGLGLAFILTGLLAIAFMGFSGIKI from the coding sequence ATGGAAAATCTCTTTAACTTATTCATACGAAATGTTTTCACCGAGAATATGATCTTTGCCTATTTCCTGGGCATGTGTTCATACCTCGCGGTTTCAAAAACAGTGAAAACATCGATGGGCCTGGGAGTGGCTGTTATTTTCGTAATAACTGTCACCGTTCCTGTGAACTGGTTGCTTGAAAACTACTTGCTTAAAGAGGGTGCCCTCAAATGGCTTGGATCATCCTTTGCCGATGTAGACCTGAGCTTTCTGAGTTTCCTTCTTTTTATTGCTGTTATTGCAGCCATTGTACAGCTCATTGAAATGGTGGTTGAGAAATTTGCGCCCGCTCTTTACAATGCCCTTGGTATTTTTCTTCCGCTGATTGCTGTAAATTGCGCGGTGCTGGGAGCGGCCCTCTTTATGCAGGAAAGGGAATACGGTTCAATTGCCGAGGCCACTGTCTACGGGTTCGGCGCCGGGTTCGGATGGGCCCTTGCCATAGTGGTACTTGCTGCCATAAGGGAAAAACTAAAGTATTCAGATGTGCCGAAACCGTTAAGAGGCCTCGGACTAGCATTTATCCTTACCGGGTTACTTGCCATTGCCTTTATGGGATTCAGCGGTATTAAAATTTAA
- a CDS encoding NADH:ubiquinone reductase (Na(+)-transporting) subunit D: MKNLHLLLNPLNDENPITVQVLGICSALAVTVQMKPAIVMALSVTVVTAFSNLIISLGRNTIPPRIRIIIQLVVVAFLVIVVDQILKAYVYDVSKKLSVFVGLIITNCILMGRLEAFAMSNKPVESFLDGIGNGAGYGLILITLSFIRELFGSGSVLGYQLVPQSFYDHGYSDNGMMILPPMALITVGIIIWIQRGYNRKLIEK; encoded by the coding sequence ATGAAGAACCTTCATTTGTTGTTAAACCCCCTGAACGATGAGAACCCCATTACCGTCCAGGTTCTTGGCATTTGTTCCGCGCTGGCTGTCACGGTTCAGATGAAACCGGCCATTGTCATGGCTTTGTCGGTGACTGTTGTAACGGCCTTCTCAAACCTGATCATCTCACTGGGACGAAATACAATACCTCCCCGCATACGCATCATTATTCAGCTGGTTGTAGTTGCATTTCTTGTTATTGTGGTGGATCAGATACTGAAGGCCTATGTTTATGATGTAAGTAAGAAACTGTCTGTATTTGTCGGTCTTATCATTACTAATTGTATTCTTATGGGCAGACTTGAAGCCTTTGCCATGAGCAATAAGCCTGTCGAATCATTCCTTGACGGTATCGGAAACGGCGCCGGTTACGGATTGATACTTATTACGCTTAGTTTTATCAGAGAACTTTTTGGCAGCGGTTCAGTACTTGGTTACCAGTTGGTACCCCAGAGTTTTTATGATCATGGTTACAGTGATAACGGAATGATGATCCTTCCCCCGATGGCTTTGATCACAGTGGGTATTATCATTTGGATACAACGTGGTTACAACCGTAAGCTCATTGAAAAATAA
- a CDS encoding FAD:protein FMN transferase: MIPHNKNVKRLLLQIALLALLFAIALLISTHWRKRDYTSFMGFTQGTSYHITYESRKGEQFQTQVDSLLAEFDTSLSIYNPKSIISRFNRNEEGVVADERFTEVFNKSAEVNRNTGGAFDITVGPIVNAFGFGSADTLNVDSAMIDSLKQYVGMAKVKLENGKLIKSDPHVILDVNALAQGYSVDVICDFLEHKGIKNYLVEIGGEVRAKGKNEAGVHWRVGIDKPEEGNNIPGADLEAIISLKNRSLATSGNYRKYYVKNGIKYVHTIDPHTGYPVISNLLSATIVAGDCMTADAYATACMVIGVDKSIELLKNNKFLEGYLIYADEKGNFRIYVTQGLKKFISE; the protein is encoded by the coding sequence ATGATACCTCACAACAAGAATGTAAAAAGGCTGCTCCTGCAAATAGCCCTGCTGGCGCTCTTGTTCGCTATTGCCTTATTGATCAGTACGCATTGGAGAAAAAGAGATTACACGAGTTTTATGGGCTTCACGCAGGGAACCTCATACCATATAACCTATGAAAGCCGGAAAGGGGAACAATTTCAGACGCAGGTTGATTCACTTCTCGCTGAATTTGATACATCCTTATCCATTTACAACCCCAAATCCATTATTTCACGGTTTAACCGGAATGAAGAGGGCGTTGTGGCTGACGAACGTTTTACTGAGGTGTTCAACAAATCGGCCGAGGTTAACCGTAATACAGGCGGGGCATTCGATATAACCGTTGGCCCGATTGTCAATGCCTTTGGCTTTGGCTCTGCGGATACACTCAATGTGGACAGCGCCATGATCGATAGTCTGAAGCAATACGTGGGCATGGCGAAGGTAAAGCTCGAAAACGGAAAGCTGATCAAGTCCGATCCGCATGTTATTCTCGATGTAAATGCACTCGCACAAGGGTATTCGGTTGATGTGATTTGTGATTTTCTTGAACACAAAGGGATAAAGAATTATCTTGTGGAAATAGGTGGTGAAGTGCGTGCAAAAGGCAAAAATGAGGCCGGAGTGCACTGGAGAGTGGGCATTGATAAACCCGAGGAAGGAAACAATATTCCGGGTGCTGACCTCGAAGCTATAATCAGCCTGAAAAACCGTTCCCTGGCCACTTCAGGAAACTACCGTAAATATTATGTAAAGAACGGTATCAAATATGTGCATACTATTGATCCGCACACAGGCTACCCGGTGATTTCAAATTTACTAAGTGCCACTATTGTGGCAGGAGATTGCATGACAGCCGACGCCTATGCAACAGCCTGCATGGTTATCGGGGTTGATAAGTCAATTGAATTGCTGAAGAACAATAAATTTCTCGAGGGCTATCTAATCTATGCCGATGAAAAGGGTAACTTCAGAATTTATGTAACACAGGGACTAAAGAAGTTTATCAGCGAATAA
- the nqrC gene encoding NADH:ubiquinone reductase (Na(+)-transporting) subunit C produces the protein MNIQSNTYTYIYSTVIVLIVATGLAVVASALKPAQNKNVEIEKKQNILTSLHVVSDAGNAEKLYSEFITDSYTLNSKGEKVTGVDPFTINLRAEMKKKPSARNLPAFEAKKGDSTFVVIPVYGKGLWGPIWGYVSFRKEAQVQEGIPHYNTIYGVMFDHKGETPGLGAEINQPFFQNHFNGKKVFNDQGKFVSVQVVKGGADPSSPYQVDAISGGTITSKGLQAMLDSCLVTYQNYFKSNN, from the coding sequence ATGAATATTCAAAGTAATACCTACACATATATTTATTCCACAGTAATTGTGCTTATAGTGGCCACCGGACTTGCGGTTGTTGCCAGCGCACTTAAACCCGCTCAGAACAAAAATGTCGAAATCGAGAAGAAGCAAAATATACTTACTTCACTTCATGTTGTTTCTGATGCCGGAAACGCCGAGAAACTGTACAGTGAATTTATTACCGATTCGTATACACTGAATTCAAAAGGCGAAAAAGTCACCGGCGTTGATCCTTTCACGATCAACCTCAGGGCCGAGATGAAGAAGAAACCCTCGGCCCGGAACCTTCCTGCCTTTGAAGCAAAGAAAGGAGATTCTACGTTTGTGGTTATACCTGTATATGGAAAAGGACTGTGGGGACCAATCTGGGGTTATGTTTCTTTCAGAAAGGAAGCTCAGGTTCAGGAGGGTATTCCGCATTATAATACAATTTATGGTGTTATGTTTGATCATAAGGGAGAAACTCCGGGTCTCGGGGCCGAAATCAACCAGCCTTTCTTCCAGAATCACTTCAACGGGAAAAAGGTCTTCAACGACCAGGGAAAGTTTGTTTCCGTCCAGGTTGTCAAAGGAGGCGCTGATCCTTCCTCTCCTTACCAGGTTGATGCCATTTCAGGCGGCACCATTACAAGCAAAGGCTTACAGGCAATGCTTGATTCTTGCCTTGTGACCTATCAGAATTATTTTAAGTCGAACAATTGA